Genomic segment of Candidatus Binatia bacterium:
GCGGCGCCGCGGAAGCTGTTCGCCCGGAAGGCGCAGCGCGGCAGCAACGCCGTTCTCGCGGGCGACCTCATCGAGCACGGCGAGCCGGTGCTGCTGTTCCTGCGGGCGCGCAGCCCGCGGCTGCTGTCGAACCGGCGCTCGCGGCTCGCGGCGGCGCGTCCCGGAGCGGAGTTCCTGCAGGAGATCGTGCGGCGCGCGCGGCGCAGCGACCGTCCCGTCTTCCTCGTGCCGGTGTCGTTCTTCCGCGGGCGCGTGTTCCGCCGTCAGGAGGGACGCCTGTCGGCGTTCGCGTACAGCGTGCACGACGCGCCGAGCGACCTGAAGAAGCTTCTCACGTACCGCTTCAACCGGGAGGATCTGCTGTTCAACGTCGGGCGCGTCATCAACCTGTCGAGCTTCCTCTCGAGCCATCGTTCGCTCAGCGAGGCGCGACTCGCGCGGCGTCTCAACAACTCGCTGCAGCGGGAGCTGGCGCAGGAGGAGCGCGCCGTGTGGGGCCCGCTGCTGCTGCCGCGCGAGGTGATCGCCGAGCGCGTCTTCGAGGGGCGCGAGGTCGCGGCGACGGTGGCGCGCATCGCACGCGAGCGCAACGTGCCCGAGCGTCGCGTCATGCGCGAGGCGCGCGGCTACTTCTGGGAGATGGCCGCGAACTTCAACGGCCTGGCGTTCGCGATCATCGAGGCGCTCTTCCACCAGGTCTGGAAGCGGACGTTCAGCGGCGTCGAGGTGCGCGGTCTCGAGCGCGTGGTCGAGTGCGTCAAGCAGCACCCGGTGGTGCTGGTGCCCTGTCACCGCAGCCACTTCGACTACATGGTGCTCTCGTACATCTTCCGCGAGCACTTCCTGTCGCCGCCGCACATCGCCGCGGGGATCAATCTGTCGTTCTGGCCGGTGAGCTGGCTGCTGCGCGGCTCGGGCGCGTTCTTCATCCGGCGCTCGTTCGACAACAACGAGCTCTACAAGCTCGTCTTCCACCGCTACCTGACGACGATGATCCGTCAGGGCTACACGCTCGAGTTCTTCATCGAGGGCGGACGAAGCCGGACGGGCAAGATCCTCACGCCGAAGCTCGGCATGCTCGGCGGCATCGTGCGCGCCTTCCTGCAGGGCGCGCGGCGCGATCTCTACCTCGTGCCGGTTTCGATCCACTACGGACGCATCGCGGAGGAGAGCGCGTACGACGCCGAGCTGTCGGGGCAGAAGAAGCAGAAGGAGTCGTTCGGCGCGCTGATCAAGGCGCGCAGCGTCCTCAAGCAGCGGCACGGCACGGTCTACGTGAGCTTCGCGGAGCCGATGTCGTTGCGCGAGACGCTCGGCGAAGACCGCATGCGCCGCTTCGTCGAGAACGCCGACAACCCGGACGTGCAGGAGGAGCAGCGGCGCTTCGTGCAGAAGCTCGGCTTCCGGATCCTGCACGAGGTGAACGAGGTCGCCGTCGTGGGCGCGACCTCGCTGTCCGCGACGGTGCTCCTGTCGAGCGAGAAGGGCGCGGTCCGCTTCGACGACTTCGTCGTCGCGGCGCGGACGCTCGCCGAGCTGCTGCGCTGGCGCGGCACCGCGTTCACGCCGTCGCTCGAGCGCAACCTCGGGCAGGCGAACTTCAACGAGATCGTCGCGTTCCTCGCGTCGTCGGGGCTGACGGAGGTCCGCGAGGACAACGGCACGCGGCTCCTCGTCGTGCCGCCGAACAAGCGCAAGGTCCTCGACTTCTACAAGAACAACACCATCCACTTCTTCCTGCTGCCGTCGCTGCTCGCGCACGCGTACGTGCGCTCCGTGCCGCGCGCGGAGCTCAAGGAAGATCTGTGGTGGTGGCTCAACATGCTGCGCTGGGAGTTCGCGCTGCCCGAGCGTGAGAACGTCGCCGCCGAGGCGGGGAGGCTGCTCGACTACTTCCGCGCGCACGGCGCGAGCTTCGACGGCGATCGCCGTCCGGTGCCGCTCGTCAACTCGCTGGTCGGGATCCTCGAGAATTTCCGCGAGGCGTACTGGATCGCGGCGCGCACCGCGCTCCAGCTCGACGGCGAGCCGCGCAGCGAGTCGCAGCTCATCAGCCAGATGTCGAAGAGCTTCGAGGCCGCGCTGCTGCTGGGCGAGGTGCGAAAGCCCGAGGCGGCGACGACGGTCACCTTCGGCAACGCGATCTCGCGCCTCGTCGAGATCGGCTGCCTCGAGCGCGAGGCGGGGAAGGGCGAGCGGGACCGCGACCGCGTGGTGCGGCGCGGCCCGCAGTTCCAGGAGCTCGACGCGATCGCGGCCCGCCTCGGGAACTCCTTGACGCACGGCGGGCGCGTCCCGCGTTGACAATCGATATTCGCTGCTCTAATGCGCCGACCGCGAGAAGGAAACGCCGGACACCGCCGAGTCGGCGGGCGAGGAGACGTCATCGAGCGCAAGGGCGGCGACGAGGTCGACGCACGGATCGACCAGCTCACGCGCGAGCTAGCCGAGGCGATCAACGAGGCGGAAGCCGAGGGTCGTCTCGTGAGGCGCGACTACGCGATCGACCTCCTTCGCGACGAGGTCGAGACGCAGGGGCCGTCGCCGAGCACGGCCGCGGCGGCGGCTGCGGGCGTCCCCGGACCGCTCAACCCGTTCGCCTTCGGCATCCCCCTCTTGCTCACCGGCTCCGTCCTGACCTTCATCTTCACGCCGCTCGGGGTCGCGTTGCTCGGGCTCGGCGTGTTGACCTGCATCGTGGGTGTCATCGCGGCCGTCGCGCGCAGCGCGCGCGACCGCTGGAGCGCCGGTGGTCAGCAGTAACAGACACTCTTATGTAACGATCAAAGGGATTTTCATTTGGAGCGCCTCGGCGCACGGGACTAGGTATGGCCGGCTTCGACCGCCCGCTCGCGAAGGCGGATCGCTCTCAAACGAGGCAACGGACACTCGATGGCGACTGACGCACTAGCGAAGAATGAGGCGAACGAACGGCTCGCGCTCGAGCAGCAACGGCGCGAGGAGCAGCGTCGAGAGCGCGCCAAGCGCGAGCGCGAGAAGGCAGCGCTCGGCGGCCTCTGGTCGCGGCGGGACATCATCGGCCGGTTCGGCTGGGTGCTCTTCGGGGCGTTCTCGCTGACCACCATCCTCGCGGCGATCCGTTCCGCGTTCCCACGCGTCCTCTTCCTTCCGCCGACGACCTTCAAGGCGGGCTATCCGCGCGACTTCGCCGTCGGCGAGGTGAGCGAGAAGTTCAAGAAGGACTACCGCGTGTGGATCGTCCGCGACGAGGAGGGCTTCTACGCGCTGTTCGCCAAGTGCACGCACCTCGGCTGCACGCCGCGCTGGCTGCTCGCCGAGTCCAAGTTCAAGTGTCCGTGCCACGGCAGCGGCTTCTACAAGAGCGGCATCAACTTCGAGGGTCCGGCGCCGCGGCCACTCGAGAGGGTCAAGATCACGCTCGCGGACGACGGCCAGCTGGTGGTCGACAAGGGCGTCAAGTTCCTCTTCGAGAAGGGGCAGTGGGGTAAGCCGGGTTCGTTCGTGAAGGCTTGATCGGCGCCGTGTGCACGGGGCGCGAAGCGCGTCCGAGCGACGCGTAGAGCACGATTCAGGGGGGAGCACCCGTGAGTTGGTGGACAGACGTCAAGCAGCAGATCACCGAGTCGCAGGTGTGGCAGTCGATCTTCCGCCACGGCTACGACGACACGCCGCGCAACCGCATCTTGATGGTGTCCGGCAACGTGTGGCTGCACCTGCATCCCTCGAAGGTGCGCCGCCACGCGACGCGCATGCGCTTCACGTGGTGCATGGGTGGCATCACCTTCCTGATGTTCCTCATCACGGTCGTCACCGGCGTGTACCTGATGTTCTACTACCGTCCGGTCGCGCAGTACGCGTACGCGGACATGAAGTACCTCGAGTTCGACATGCCGTTCGGGATGCTGATGCGGAACATGCACCGCTGGGCGGCCCACGGCATGGTGATCGCCGTGTGGCTGCACATGTTCCGCGTCTTCTTGACGGGGTCGTACAAGCCGCCGCGCGAGTTCAACTGGGTGGTCGGCGTCATCCTGCTCGTGCTGACGCTGCTCCTGAGCTTCACCGGCTACCTGCTGCCCTGGGACCAGCTCGCGATCTGGGCGGTCACCGTGGGATCGAACATGGGCCGTGCGACGCCGCTGCTCGGGCACGAAGGTCCGTTCGGCGAGATGGTCGGCGTCAACGCGATCTACGACGTGCGCGCCTTCCTGTTCGGCGGCGGCGAGGTCGGACCGCACACGCTGCTGAGGTTCTACATCCTGCACTGCGTGTTCATCCCGCTGGTCACGAGCTTGTTCCTGGCCGTGCACTTCTGGCGCATCCGACGCGACGGCTTCTCGGGCCCCGCACTTTGAGGGAGGCAACGGGAGGGACCAGCAATGCGCGTGATGGTTCTGCCCATCCTGTTCTGCGTGATGATCTGGGCGTTGTACGTCCTGGCGAAGCCACGCGACCTCTGAGCGCGCCGACGGAGCCCTGAAGATGGCAACAAGCGCTGCAGCGACGAAGCCGGCTCAACCGACCGGCAAGCGGATCGAGGTCTCGATCAAGAAGGCGGTCGGCCCGGGGGACGACAAGGTCCACACCTGGCCGCACCTGGTGCGCGCGGAGTTCCTCTGCGCCGTGCTGGTGATGGTCGGCATGATCGCCTGGGCGTTGCTCCTCGACGCCCCGCTCGAGGAGCCGGCGAACCCCTCACGCACGCCCAACCCGTCGAAGGCGCCGTGGTACTTCCTCGGCCTTCAGGAGATGCTCGTCTTCTTCGACCCGTGGCACGCCGGAGTCGTGCTGCCGACCCTCATCATCGTCGGGCTGATGGTGATCCCGTACATCGACATCAACCCGAAGGGGAACGGCTACTACTGCTTCCGCGACCGCAAGTGGGAGATCCTCACCTTCATCTTCGGCTTCCACATCTTGTGGGTGTCGCTGATCATCATCGGGACGCTGCTGCGCGGTCCGGGCTGGAACTGGTTCTGGCCGTGGGAGAAGTGGGACCCGCACAAGGTCGAGGCGCTGACCAGCGTCAACCTCCCGTACCTGCTCGGCCTGCGCGACTACTTCTGGTCGGCGGTCTTCGGCGGCGTGGTGGTCGTGCTGTACTTCGTCATCGGCACGATCGCGATGTACGCCTGGGTCGTGTGGCTCAAGGGGCAGGAGTTCATGAAGCGGTGGGGGATGGCGCGATTCTTCATCACGTCATTCCTGTTCCTGAACATGCTGGCCGTGCTCATCAAGATGCTGATGCGTCACATGTTCAACATCAAGTACGTGATGGAAACTCCGTGGATCAACATCTAGCTTCGTGAGATTTCTCTCTGCCAAGCTGCTGCAGCTGATGGGCATCAGCACCGTGGGATTCGGGTTGGTCTATGGCTTGACCCACGAAGGCGGGCTGCGGTTCGAGCTCAAGATGCTGATCGTCGGCTCGGTGATTTTCCTCCTGGGGCGTGTGATCGAGGGCCGTGGTCCGGCCTGAGTCGAGCCGGCCGCGCGGGGACCAATGGCAAGACGAGACCTGAGTTCCGACGAAGAGAAGCGAAGCTACGCCGTCATCTGGTTGCTGGGGGCCGTCCTGCTCGTCGTCGGCGCCGTCTGGGCGATCCTCGACGACACCTTCTTCCGCCGCCCCTGGAAGATGTACCAGCGTCAGTTCTTCGCCCTGGAGGAGCAGCGCGAGAAGCAAGCGCTCGACGCCGAGCACGCGAAGCTCGAGTCCGACGCGCAGTACCAGGAGCTGAAGAAGCAGCTCGCGGAGGCTCAGGCGAAGCTCGAAACCGGCGAGACCGCGCAGCAGCTCGCCGCCGCGCAGCAGAAGCTCCAGGCGGCGATCATGGAGGAGCAGGACGCCGACCTTCAGGTTCGCTTCGTCAAGAGCGAGCTCGAGGAGGCGTGGTACGAGTACGACCACGCGCTCGAGGCCGGCGGGGACGTCGAAGCCAAGCGTCGGCGGCGCGACGAGCTCGAGAAGGAGAAGCAGGAGCTCGAGGCGAAGTGGCGCGCCGCGCAGCAGGTCGTCGCGAAGTACCAGGCCGAGGTCGACGAGCTGCGCGCGCCGGTCGAGACCCTCGAGAAGAAGCTCGCGGCGCTCGAGGAGGAGCGCATCCGCATCGCGAACAAGCTCGACGGCATGAAGTCGATGCTCGGTCCGGTGCCGGTGTCGCGCATTCCCGCGATCCAGCAGATCGTTCTCCCCGACTTCGACATCAACAACTTCGAGGAGCCGGTGGCGCGCGTCGACCGCTGCACGTCGTGCCACATGGCGATCGACAAGGCCGGGTTCGAGGATGAGCCCCATCCGCTGAAGACGCACCCGAAGCGCGACCCGCTGCTCATCAAGCATCCGCCGGAGAAGTTCGGCTGCACGCCGTGCCACGAAGGGCAGGGCGTCGCCTTGAACTCGCCGCAGCAGGCGCACGGCTACGTGAAGTTCTGGGAGCACCCGCTGCTCACGGGTCCCGAGCAGCAGTCGCGCTGCCTCAACTGCCACGTCGACGTGTCACTCTTCCCGGAGGCCGCGACGCTGCGCCGTGGCGAGTATCTGTTCGAGCAGCTCGGCTGCCACGGCTGCCACCTGGTCGAGGGCTACGAATCGCTGCCCCCGGTCGGCCCGAACCTGCAGCGGGTCGCCGCGAAGGTCGACCCGCAGTGGATGGTCGACTGGATCCGCGATCCGTACGCGTTCCGCCCGCGTACCAAGATGCCGAGCTTCGGATTCACCGAGGAGCAGTCGAAGGCGGTCGCCGCGTACATCTGGACCTCGAGCAAGGCGGACGGAGACGCATGGCTGGACGCGCGTCCCGATCCCGGCGGCATCTCGCCCGACGATCCGGAGCTCGTCGCGAGGGGCAAGGAGCTGTTCGACTCCGTTGGGTGTCGTGCCTGCCACGCGATCGCGCCCGACGAAGTCGCGACCCCGCTCGGCGCGACGAAGGACTGGGGGCCGAATCTGCAGAACGTCGGGCGCAAGGAGTCGGCGCGCTTCATCTACTGGTGGATCAAGGACCCGCGCGGCTACAACCCCGACTCGCGCATGCCCGATCTTCGCTTGACGGACGACGAGGCGCGCGCGATCACGTCGTACCTGGTGAGCCTCGCGCCGCCGGCCGAACCGGGTGAGGTCACGTCGGCGACGCTCGAGGATCCCGAGCTCGTCGAGCAGGGCAAGGCTCTCGTCCGCAAGTACGGCTGCTACGGCTGCCACGTCATCAACGGGATGGAGAACGAGTCCCGCATCGGCGTCGAGCTGTCGACCTTCGGCGCGAAGCCGATCGAGGAGCTGTTCTTCGGCAACAACCCGCAGATCCCGCGCACCTGGAACGACTGGACGTTCTACAAGCTCAAGAATCCGCGGATCTACGCGACCGAGCACGTCGAGCAGCTGATGCCGAACTTCCAGCTCGCCGACGAGGACATCGTGGCGCTCCGCGTCTGGCTCCAGAGCCGCACCGAGCGCATGCCGCCGAAGAGCTTCCAGGATCCGCAGAACGACCCGCGCCTGATGCGCGTGCGAGAGGGACGCTGGGTCATCGAGAACTACAACTGCATGGGCTGTCACGAGATCGACGGCCGTGGTGGCTACATTCGCCGTCTCTACGAGGACAACCCGACGAGCGCGCCGCCGATCCTGAACGGCGAGGGCGCGAAGGTGCAGCCCGACTGGCTGTACGCGTTCCTCAAGGATCCCGCGCGGCAGCCGCTGCGCTTCTGGCTGAAGGTGCGCATGCCGACCTTCCACCTGAGCGCCGAGGAGACCACGAAGGTCATCGAGTACTTCAGCGCCGTCGCCAACCAGACGCAGCCGTACTTCTTCTTCGATCCGCGCCAGGACTCGACGCCGGAGCTCCTCCAGGTCGGCGAGCTGCTGATGTCGGACGAGTACTTCTCGTGCTGGTCGTGCCACGTCCGCGGCGACAAGACGCCCGAGGGGCCCATGGAGCAGTGGGCGCCGAACCTCGCCTACGCGCACGAGCGTCTGAACCCCGAGTGGATCCTCGCCTGGATCAAGGATCCGCCGGCGCTGATGCCGGGCACCAAGATGCCGTCGTTCTACCCGGGCGGCCCGGAGGACGTCTTCGACGGCAACGAGGATCTCCAGATCCTGGCGATGCGCGACTACATCATGTCGCTCGGCTTCACGGGCCCGCAGACGCAGCAAGCGTCCGCGCCGGCTTCGTCCGCGCCGGAGCGGCCAGCTCCCGCACCTGCGGAGAACCAGGCTGCGGCGCAAGCGGCGGCGGGCGGCGCGAGCTGACCCGACGCGCCGCGTCCCCTAGGGCGAGCGCGATGAAAAAATGGCGCGATCCGTTTTGGGTCGCGCCATTTTTGTGGTCTCGATGGAGTGCCGTTAACCCTTGCGAACGGCGGAGAAGAGGTCGGCTTTCGCGTGCGAGCAACCCGCAAATTTTCGCGAAAGCTATTGGTTCTTCTCCCGATGTCGATACAGTGGCGAGGGAATAGCGTCCCTTTGCTTCGCTATTGCGAAAAGGTATAGAAAAACGTCCCTTGTTTTGGCGTACGGGGGACAGCCGGACCCGATATTCGGCGCGATGCTGGGGTACAGCCGCTCGAGCCGTGGCGGCTCGGTAGGCGGCGTGGACGGACAAAGAGGAGGTGTCTGATGTATCGGAGGTTGATTGCCGGGTTGATCCTGGCAACGTTCGCGAGCGCCTGCTCGGCCCACAAGCCGTGGGGCAAGTGCGCGGTGGGCGGCGCGATCATCGGCGCGGCTGCGCTGGGTACGGCCGGTGGCGCGATCGCGAACAACGTGAATCCGCCGTTCAAGAAGCAGGATGAGGATCGCGGCGCGGGTATCGGTATCGGTATCGCGACTGGTGCCATCCTCGGTGCGCTCATCGGCCACGCGCTGTGCGACGAGGAAGAGGTTCCGCCTCCGCCTCCGCCGCCTCCGCCGCCGCCGCCGGCTCCGGTTGCCAAGAAGAAGATCGTGCTCCGTGGCGTGCACTTCGACTTCGACAAGGCGACGCTGCAGCCGCAGGGCAAGCCGATCCTCGACGAGGCGGCTCGCATCCTGAAGGAGAACCCCGACATCCGCGTCGAGGTCCAGGGCTACACCGACTCGATCGGCACCGAGGCGTACAACCTGCGTCTCTCCGAGCGTCGTGCTCAGACCGTGAAGAACTACCTGGTCAGCCAGGGCATCGCGGCGAGCCGGCTCGTGACCAAGGGCTTCGGTGAGTCGAACCCGGTGGCGAGCAACGACACCGCGGACGGCCGCGCGCAGAACCGGCGCGTCGAGCTGGTCCCGCTCAACTAGTCCCACCACGAAGGTCCGGCCCGCCTCGTGCGGGCCGGACCGGCCGCAACGCCGTGCCGGCGCTCGAGGCGCAGACCTCGACGCCGGCACGTTGCGTTTTCCGGCAAGCGACGACGGCTCTCGCGGCCGTGCGTACGCTGCCCCCCGCCGGCCCGAGATCACGAGAAGTGGAGAGCAACGTCGGGCCTGGCGCCCTCATCAAGCTGATCGGCGGCGCGCTGCGATTCGATCGCGAGCTGTACACGCGCGCCATCGAGGACTCGACCTACAACCGGCTCGGTCTCGCCGTCGTCATCCTCGCCGCGCTGTCGAACGGCTTCGGCTACGCAGCCGAGGGCGTCGCGAGGGGAATGATCGGCGAGCGCGAGTACGCGGTCTACCGTCTGCTCGTCATCGTCGGCGTCGCCGAGGTGATCGTGCACTTCTTCCTCTTCACGGCGGCGGCGTGGCTCGTCCGCTTGCTCGTCGATCGACCGCGGGCGCCGTACACGCGCCTCATGCGCCCGCTCTCGCTCGCGCTCGCGCCGAGCTGTCTGCTCTTCCTCGGGGCGCTGCTCGGCTTTCCGGACGCGGTGCGTGGCGTGCTCGCGCTGTGGCGCATCGCGGCGTCGGTGTGGGCGCTGCGCCTCGCCGTGGACGCGTCATGGCCCGGCGCGATCGTGACCGTGCTGGTCGCCGACCTGGTGGCGGCGCCGGTCGTGCACCTCGCCTTGTTCGGCGTCTCGGACGGGGGCCCCATCCCCGCACTTCCTGCAATCTCGGCGTAGCGCGCGACACGAACGCGCTCGCCGTCCTGGACGCTTCGTCAGCGGATCTATAGAAGCGCGCACGATGCCCGCGCCCGAGGTCGACGTCGAAGCGCTCATCGAGGAGCTGCGACGCGATGCGGCGGAGATGCGGCGGAAGCTGGGCGCGACCGCGTTGCCCCCGGAAGAGGACCGCAACGCAGCTCTGCGCGCCATCGCCGAAGCGCAGCCTCGCGACGACGCGCCCGTGGAGGGCGTGACCGCACGTCTGGTCGACGGCGGACGCCTCGCCACGCTGAGCGCGCTCGCCGACCCCGGCAACGTCGAGTTCCACTCGCACCGCGCGTCGATCGGTCGCGCGGTGATCTTCGTGAAGCGGGTGCTGCGTCGGCTCTTGACGCCCATCCTCGACCGTCAAGCTGCGTTCAACCGCGCGGTGCTACAGGCGTTCGCCGGGCTCGACGAGGACCTCGGCCGGCGCCTCGAGGCGAACGAGCGTCGCCTCGGACGGATCGAGCGCCGTCTGCTCGTCCTCGAGGAGGCGATCGCGCGCACCGGCGCCGTGGTCCCGACGGAGGCGGCGTTCGACTACGCCGCGTTCGAGGACGCCTTCCGCGGCTCGCGCGAGCACGTGCGCGCGCAGCTCGCGCGCTACGTGCAGTACTTCGCGACGCCGTCCGCCGGACCGGTGGTCGACCTCGGCTGCGGTCGCGGCGAGTTCCTCGAGCTGCTGCGCGACGCCGGCGTCGAGGCCTTCGGCATCGAGGTCGACCAGCAGCGGGTCGACGAGGCGCGTGCGCGCGGGCTCGACGTCCGTCTCGGCGACGCGGTCGATGCGCTCGAAGAGATCGCGGACGGCTCGCTCGGCGGCGTGGTGTCGTTCCAGATGGTCGAGCACCTGCCGCTCGCGAAGACCGTGCGGCTGCTCGCCCTCGCGCGCCGCAAGCTGCGCCCCGGCGGCTGCCTCGTCGTCGAGACGGTGAACGTGCAGAGCCTGATCACGTTCTCGCGCGCCTGGAGCATCGATCCGTCGCATCGTCAGCCGCTGCACCCGCTGACGCTGCGCTTTCTCACCGAGCAGGCGGGCTTCACGCGCTGCGAGCTGGTGTACGGCGGCGAGGTCGAGCCGGACGTGCGCCTCGAGCCCGAAGCCGGCGAGGCGGAGCAGCGCAACGTCGCGCGCCTCAACGCGCTGCTGTTTGCGCCGCAGGACTATGCGGTCGTGGCTTGGGCGTAGGCGCGCGGCCCGGCGCCGGGTCGCGATCCTGGTGCCCTCGCTGGTGCGCGGCGACGCGACCGGCAACGACGTGCTCGGGATGCAGCGCGCGCTCGTGCGCCGCGGCTGGACCGTGCGCCTGTTCGCCGACGGTGGCGATCCCACGCTGGGCTTCGAGCCCGCCGTGCAGGCCCGCGACTGGCTGCAGCAGGGCGTGCCGGTGATCTTCCACCAGGCGACGCAGTGGGACAACGGCTTCCAGCTGCTGAGCCGCGCGCGCGGCCTGCGCATCGTGCGCGACCACAACGTGACGCCCGCCTCCTTCTTCGAGAACGTCAGCACGGACTTCGTCCGCGCGTCGCAGGTCGGCGAGCGCCAGCGCGCGCAGCTCGCGCGCGATTCGCAGGTCGCGTGGATCGCGGCGTCGGAGATGAACGCGGGAGAGCTCGTGCGCCTCGGCGCGGACCGCGCGCGCATCGCGGTCGTGCCGCCGTTCAACCAGGCGGAAGAGCTCGCGCGCACCCCGCCCGACGAGGCGGCGTTGCGACGCTGGGCGGCTCTCCCCGCGGACGTGCTCTTCGTCGGCCGGCTCGCGCCGAACAAGGGACACCGCAGGATGTTCCGCGTCGTGGCGACGTACGCGGAGCTCTTCCAGCGACGTCTGCGCGTGCGTCTGGTCGGCTCGTACGACCGTCGCTGGAGCGCGTGGCTCGAGCTCTTGCGACGCGACCGCGAGCGGCTCGGGCTCGACGGCAGCGTCGAGCTGGTCGGCAGCTTGACCGCGGCGGAGCTGCACGCCGCATACTTGACGTCGCGACTCCTGCTGTG
This window contains:
- a CDS encoding 1-acyl-sn-glycerol-3-phosphate acyltransferase, yielding MTERFGWLQRLVASGLTEHVHVDANGVSQVRQLAARGTIVYVLRNRSLLDYCLINWLMIREGLPLARFANGVSSWWFVSLREMLRRLGRALAAPRKLFARKAQRGSNAVLAGDLIEHGEPVLLFLRARSPRLLSNRRSRLAAARPGAEFLQEIVRRARRSDRPVFLVPVSFFRGRVFRRQEGRLSAFAYSVHDAPSDLKKLLTYRFNREDLLFNVGRVINLSSFLSSHRSLSEARLARRLNNSLQRELAQEERAVWGPLLLPREVIAERVFEGREVAATVARIARERNVPERRVMREARGYFWEMAANFNGLAFAIIEALFHQVWKRTFSGVEVRGLERVVECVKQHPVVLVPCHRSHFDYMVLSYIFREHFLSPPHIAAGINLSFWPVSWLLRGSGAFFIRRSFDNNELYKLVFHRYLTTMIRQGYTLEFFIEGGRSRTGKILTPKLGMLGGIVRAFLQGARRDLYLVPVSIHYGRIAEESAYDAELSGQKKQKESFGALIKARSVLKQRHGTVYVSFAEPMSLRETLGEDRMRRFVENADNPDVQEEQRRFVQKLGFRILHEVNEVAVVGATSLSATVLLSSEKGAVRFDDFVVAARTLAELLRWRGTAFTPSLERNLGQANFNEIVAFLASSGLTEVREDNGTRLLVVPPNKRKVLDFYKNNTIHFFLLPSLLAHAYVRSVPRAELKEDLWWWLNMLRWEFALPERENVAAEAGRLLDYFRAHGASFDGDRRPVPLVNSLVGILENFREAYWIAARTALQLDGEPRSESQLISQMSKSFEAALLLGEVRKPEAATTVTFGNAISRLVEIGCLEREAGKGERDRDRVVRRGPQFQELDAIAARLGNSLTHGGRVPR
- a CDS encoding Rieske 2Fe-2S domain-containing protein — protein: MATDALAKNEANERLALEQQRREEQRRERAKREREKAALGGLWSRRDIIGRFGWVLFGAFSLTTILAAIRSAFPRVLFLPPTTFKAGYPRDFAVGEVSEKFKKDYRVWIVRDEEGFYALFAKCTHLGCTPRWLLAESKFKCPCHGSGFYKSGINFEGPAPRPLERVKITLADDGQLVVDKGVKFLFEKGQWGKPGSFVKA
- a CDS encoding cytochrome b N-terminal domain-containing protein, with protein sequence MSWWTDVKQQITESQVWQSIFRHGYDDTPRNRILMVSGNVWLHLHPSKVRRHATRMRFTWCMGGITFLMFLITVVTGVYLMFYYRPVAQYAYADMKYLEFDMPFGMLMRNMHRWAAHGMVIAVWLHMFRVFLTGSYKPPREFNWVVGVILLVLTLLLSFTGYLLPWDQLAIWAVTVGSNMGRATPLLGHEGPFGEMVGVNAIYDVRAFLFGGGEVGPHTLLRFYILHCVFIPLVTSLFLAVHFWRIRRDGFSGPAL
- a CDS encoding cytochrome C, encoding MATSAAATKPAQPTGKRIEVSIKKAVGPGDDKVHTWPHLVRAEFLCAVLVMVGMIAWALLLDAPLEEPANPSRTPNPSKAPWYFLGLQEMLVFFDPWHAGVVLPTLIIVGLMVIPYIDINPKGNGYYCFRDRKWEILTFIFGFHILWVSLIIIGTLLRGPGWNWFWPWEKWDPHKVEALTSVNLPYLLGLRDYFWSAVFGGVVVVLYFVIGTIAMYAWVVWLKGQEFMKRWGMARFFITSFLFLNMLAVLIKMLMRHMFNIKYVMETPWINI
- a CDS encoding c-type cytochrome gives rise to the protein MARRDLSSDEEKRSYAVIWLLGAVLLVVGAVWAILDDTFFRRPWKMYQRQFFALEEQREKQALDAEHAKLESDAQYQELKKQLAEAQAKLETGETAQQLAAAQQKLQAAIMEEQDADLQVRFVKSELEEAWYEYDHALEAGGDVEAKRRRRDELEKEKQELEAKWRAAQQVVAKYQAEVDELRAPVETLEKKLAALEEERIRIANKLDGMKSMLGPVPVSRIPAIQQIVLPDFDINNFEEPVARVDRCTSCHMAIDKAGFEDEPHPLKTHPKRDPLLIKHPPEKFGCTPCHEGQGVALNSPQQAHGYVKFWEHPLLTGPEQQSRCLNCHVDVSLFPEAATLRRGEYLFEQLGCHGCHLVEGYESLPPVGPNLQRVAAKVDPQWMVDWIRDPYAFRPRTKMPSFGFTEEQSKAVAAYIWTSSKADGDAWLDARPDPGGISPDDPELVARGKELFDSVGCRACHAIAPDEVATPLGATKDWGPNLQNVGRKESARFIYWWIKDPRGYNPDSRMPDLRLTDDEARAITSYLVSLAPPAEPGEVTSATLEDPELVEQGKALVRKYGCYGCHVINGMENESRIGVELSTFGAKPIEELFFGNNPQIPRTWNDWTFYKLKNPRIYATEHVEQLMPNFQLADEDIVALRVWLQSRTERMPPKSFQDPQNDPRLMRVREGRWVIENYNCMGCHEIDGRGGYIRRLYEDNPTSAPPILNGEGAKVQPDWLYAFLKDPARQPLRFWLKVRMPTFHLSAEETTKVIEYFSAVANQTQPYFFFDPRQDSTPELLQVGELLMSDEYFSCWSCHVRGDKTPEGPMEQWAPNLAYAHERLNPEWILAWIKDPPALMPGTKMPSFYPGGPEDVFDGNEDLQILAMRDYIMSLGFTGPQTQQASAPASSAPERPAPAPAENQAAAQAAAGGAS
- a CDS encoding OmpA family protein yields the protein MGGAIIGAAALGTAGGAIANNVNPPFKKQDEDRGAGIGIGIATGAILGALIGHALCDEEEVPPPPPPPPPPPPAPVAKKKIVLRGVHFDFDKATLQPQGKPILDEAARILKENPDIRVEVQGYTDSIGTEAYNLRLSERRAQTVKNYLVSQGIAASRLVTKGFGESNPVASNDTADGRAQNRRVELVPLN
- a CDS encoding class I SAM-dependent methyltransferase codes for the protein MPAPEVDVEALIEELRRDAAEMRRKLGATALPPEEDRNAALRAIAEAQPRDDAPVEGVTARLVDGGRLATLSALADPGNVEFHSHRASIGRAVIFVKRVLRRLLTPILDRQAAFNRAVLQAFAGLDEDLGRRLEANERRLGRIERRLLVLEEAIARTGAVVPTEAAFDYAAFEDAFRGSREHVRAQLARYVQYFATPSAGPVVDLGCGRGEFLELLRDAGVEAFGIEVDQQRVDEARARGLDVRLGDAVDALEEIADGSLGGVVSFQMVEHLPLAKTVRLLALARRKLRPGGCLVVETVNVQSLITFSRAWSIDPSHRQPLHPLTLRFLTEQAGFTRCELVYGGEVEPDVRLEPEAGEAEQRNVARLNALLFAPQDYAVVAWA
- a CDS encoding glycosyltransferase family 4 protein, with the protein product MPSLVRGDATGNDVLGMQRALVRRGWTVRLFADGGDPTLGFEPAVQARDWLQQGVPVIFHQATQWDNGFQLLSRARGLRIVRDHNVTPASFFENVSTDFVRASQVGERQRAQLARDSQVAWIAASEMNAGELVRLGADRARIAVVPPFNQAEELARTPPDEAALRRWAALPADVLFVGRLAPNKGHRRMFRVVATYAELFQRRLRVRLVGSYDRRWSAWLELLRRDRERLGLDGSVELVGSLTAAELHAAYLTSRLLLCCSEHEGFCVPLVEAARLGVPVVATWQAAVAETLGPNAPVLRDASDDVVALAIDRVLRDAALREKLVAAQAERFADRHSDEAVERAFLAAVEPLLERAEAA